In Anseongella ginsenosidimutans, one genomic interval encodes:
- a CDS encoding DUF3298 and DUF4163 domain-containing protein, which yields MNKLYLLILIPTLSVPASCGGGNNRNNSGDESENTVKFVTMETYEQESDCDTAQTECTSIYFSYPRIVGSGNRALNDTLSLQIERWLTGSADTAETGLSPEAFGKAFINDYEKFSSEFPDSRAKWFIRREVEIIANNDHFITLQLSEENYLGGAHGMNIHLFANFIPSGGHRIYLDELVAEGQMETLEKIAESLFREETGIPEGQSLKDAGYFYMENDGGGSPFHLTENFAITREGLLFYYNPYDIAPYSMGSTVLKVPFDKVEGTLKRQGILEGML from the coding sequence ATGAATAAATTATACCTTCTTATACTGATTCCAACCTTGTCTGTTCCGGCTTCCTGCGGGGGAGGAAACAACAGGAACAATTCAGGGGACGAATCAGAGAATACGGTCAAATTCGTGACCATGGAAACCTATGAGCAGGAAAGCGATTGTGATACCGCTCAAACCGAATGCACCTCCATTTATTTTTCTTACCCCAGGATCGTAGGGTCCGGCAACAGGGCGCTGAACGATACCCTTAGCTTGCAGATCGAAAGATGGCTTACCGGCTCGGCAGATACCGCCGAAACCGGGTTATCGCCCGAAGCGTTCGGCAAGGCATTCATCAATGACTACGAAAAGTTCAGCAGCGAGTTCCCCGACAGCCGCGCCAAGTGGTTTATCCGGCGCGAAGTGGAGATCATTGCCAATAATGACCACTTTATTACCCTGCAGCTCTCGGAAGAAAATTACCTTGGCGGCGCGCATGGCATGAATATTCATCTGTTCGCCAATTTCATTCCTTCCGGCGGGCATCGCATTTACCTGGATGAACTGGTGGCGGAAGGACAAATGGAAACGCTTGAAAAAATTGCCGAATCGCTCTTTCGCGAAGAAACCGGTATTCCCGAAGGGCAGTCCCTGAAGGATGCGGGCTATTTTTACATGGAGAATGACGGCGGGGGCAGCCCTTTTCACCTGACGGAGAACTTTGCCATTACCCGGGAAGGATTGTTATTTTACTATAATCCCTACGACATTGCTCCCTATTCCATGGGGTCTACCGTACTAAAGGTACCTTTCGATAAAGTCGAAGGCACCCTGAAACGACAAGGCATCCTGGAAGGAATGCTTTAA
- the mutS gene encoding DNA mismatch repair protein MutS, with amino-acid sequence MQQYNQVKAKYPGVLLLFRVGDFYETFGEDAIKASGILGIVLTKRANGSASHVELAGFPHHSLDTYLPKLVRAGQRVAICDQLEDPKMTKTIVKRGVTEVVTPGVAYSDHLLRHTSNNYLAALHFGKNATGVAFLDISTGEFLAAEGDNAYIDKLLQSFKPSEVIFQRKKGKDFLQLFGDGFYTYFLDDWVFGEDYAREALLNHFNTHSLKGFGIDGLENCITAAGACLHYIRENQHTTIPHISSLARIAEEKYVWLDRFTIRNLELVSSQAEGAKTLRDVLDDTCTPMGARMLTRWILMPLKGREALEERLRIVEYFCRDEQLRSGLRNCVKQIGDLERLISKIALQKASPREVAQLGRDLQAVDEIIRICRESDYAELRQAGEELDPCKALVEKISRELHPDAPAQLNKGNVIASGVSEELDELRTISHGGKDYLVKLQRAESERTGISSLKVSFNNVFGYYLEVTHAHKDKVPPEWIRKQTLVNAERYITPELKEYEEKILGAEEKIMQLESRLFAELLQGITGFIKPVQKNAGLVSRLDVLLGFACLAIKNNYVVPEITDENLIEISEGRHPVIEQTLDPGEEYIPNDIRLNAEEEQVLIITGPNMAGKSAILRQTGLIVLMSQIGSFVPARRAKIGLVDKIFTRVGASDNLSSGESTFMVEMNETASILNNISERSLILLDEIGRGTSTYDGISIAWSIAEYIHNHPSARARTLFATHYHELNEMAAGLPRVRNYNVSIREVGNKVIFLRKLVPGGSEHSFGIHVARMAGMPQLILERANEILRRLEKERSSGNSLKNGIGRATAKENYQLSMFSLDDPVLISIRDSLRDLDVNSLTPVDALLKLDTICKLLND; translated from the coding sequence ATGCAGCAGTATAACCAGGTAAAAGCAAAATACCCGGGAGTCCTGCTGTTGTTCCGGGTAGGGGATTTTTACGAAACATTCGGTGAGGACGCGATAAAAGCTTCGGGGATATTGGGAATTGTCCTGACAAAGCGGGCTAACGGGTCGGCTTCTCATGTGGAGCTGGCCGGTTTTCCTCATCATTCGCTGGATACCTATCTTCCCAAACTGGTCAGGGCCGGGCAGCGGGTAGCTATCTGCGATCAGCTGGAAGACCCCAAGATGACCAAAACCATTGTCAAAAGGGGAGTAACTGAAGTGGTAACGCCGGGTGTGGCCTATAGCGACCATCTGCTCCGCCATACGTCCAATAATTACCTGGCTGCGCTCCATTTTGGCAAAAACGCTACCGGTGTCGCCTTTCTGGATATTTCTACCGGCGAGTTCCTGGCTGCCGAAGGTGACAATGCTTATATTGACAAACTCCTTCAAAGCTTCAAGCCTTCCGAAGTGATTTTCCAGCGGAAAAAGGGGAAGGATTTCCTGCAGCTTTTCGGCGATGGCTTTTATACCTATTTTTTAGATGACTGGGTATTTGGGGAAGATTATGCCCGGGAAGCGCTGCTAAACCATTTTAATACCCATTCACTAAAAGGATTCGGGATAGATGGCCTGGAGAACTGTATTACGGCGGCGGGAGCCTGCCTGCATTATATAAGGGAAAATCAGCATACCACTATTCCCCATATTTCTTCCCTGGCAAGAATTGCGGAAGAAAAATATGTATGGCTGGACCGCTTTACCATCCGGAACCTGGAGCTGGTAAGTTCCCAGGCCGAAGGTGCCAAGACCCTGCGGGACGTCCTGGATGATACCTGTACCCCAATGGGGGCCAGAATGCTAACCAGGTGGATACTGATGCCGCTAAAGGGCAGGGAAGCGTTGGAAGAAAGGCTCCGTATCGTGGAATATTTTTGCCGGGATGAACAGCTGCGTTCCGGCCTCCGGAACTGCGTGAAACAAATCGGGGACCTGGAGCGGCTCATTTCAAAGATCGCGCTGCAAAAGGCGAGTCCGCGGGAGGTTGCCCAGCTGGGCAGGGACCTTCAGGCGGTAGACGAGATCATCCGGATCTGCAGGGAATCGGACTACGCGGAATTGCGGCAGGCAGGCGAGGAACTGGACCCATGCAAAGCCCTGGTTGAAAAGATCAGCAGGGAACTGCATCCCGATGCGCCTGCTCAATTGAATAAAGGGAACGTGATCGCCTCCGGCGTATCGGAGGAGCTGGACGAACTCCGGACAATTTCCCATGGAGGAAAGGATTATCTTGTAAAGCTGCAACGTGCTGAAAGCGAACGTACAGGGATATCGTCTTTAAAGGTATCATTTAATAATGTATTCGGTTATTACCTGGAAGTGACTCATGCCCATAAAGATAAGGTGCCGCCGGAATGGATCCGGAAACAAACCCTGGTGAACGCGGAGCGCTATATTACGCCTGAATTAAAGGAATACGAAGAAAAGATCCTGGGAGCGGAAGAAAAGATCATGCAGCTGGAATCACGGCTTTTTGCAGAATTGCTGCAGGGTATTACCGGGTTTATTAAGCCGGTTCAGAAAAACGCCGGCCTGGTTTCCCGGCTGGACGTATTGCTGGGCTTTGCTTGCCTGGCGATTAAGAATAATTACGTGGTACCGGAGATCACCGATGAGAACCTGATAGAGATCAGCGAAGGCCGGCACCCGGTCATTGAACAGACGCTGGATCCCGGGGAAGAATATATTCCAAACGATATCCGTCTGAATGCGGAGGAAGAGCAGGTGCTGATTATTACCGGGCCCAACATGGCCGGTAAGTCCGCTATTCTCCGGCAAACGGGATTAATTGTGCTGATGAGCCAGATCGGCTCTTTTGTGCCTGCCCGGAGAGCGAAGATTGGCCTGGTGGACAAGATCTTTACGCGGGTGGGCGCCTCTGACAATCTTTCTTCGGGAGAGTCCACTTTCATGGTGGAAATGAATGAGACCGCCAGTATCCTTAATAATATTTCGGAACGCAGCCTTATCCTGCTGGATGAGATCGGCCGGGGAACCAGTACCTATGATGGTATTTCCATCGCCTGGTCCATCGCAGAGTATATTCATAACCATCCTTCGGCGCGGGCCAGGACGCTGTTCGCCACCCATTACCATGAACTGAACGAAATGGCTGCCGGTTTGCCAAGGGTGCGGAATTATAACGTATCCATCAGGGAGGTAGGGAATAAGGTCATTTTCCTCCGGAAGCTGGTACCCGGCGGCAGCGAACATAGTTTTGGTATTCATGTGGCCAGAATGGCAGGCATGCCCCAGCTTATCCTGGAAAGGGCAAACGAGATTCTCAGGCGGCTTGAAAAGGAGCGATCTTCGGGGAATTCCCTTAAAAACGGGATCGGACGGGCAACGGCTAAAGAAAACTATCAGTTAAGCATGTTCTCGCTGGATGATCCGGTGCTTATCAGCATTCGTGACAGCCTCCGGGACCTGGACGTGAACTCCCTTACCCCGGTGGACGCCCTTTTAAAGCTGGACACCATCTGCAAGCTTCTGAACGATTAA